In Rissa tridactyla isolate bRisTri1 chromosome 2, bRisTri1.patW.cur.20221130, whole genome shotgun sequence, a single window of DNA contains:
- the ZNF438 gene encoding zinc finger protein 438 isoform X2: MLGQQKQETCAGKAVSTDKHKSPSDIIRSFQKKSQFRTIAPKMVPKILTSGVVSCLQSSLPEQNASISAAGSKPLVVPTQNYAVMQVAGHEGTFSLLALPCVAPALTQQVQQPNVAPSENLKLPIPRYQSVRNKLRSDKKTAQISVLGAYNEIPTKALISSQTSSMTTLTEDCSETHSSSDSTEQVMLTDRDLAEITVATLVNKSNCVESGSPLVNKTEIANGNVSGPSVVKDLLSKQASTFNPMKLSLRSVKTASETTRESFITSEKLKEKPTNSANSVAVLSPAVLGSTIQMTPSAPRGKLPILPYSRMKNSVFCKSKQNTNITDVSGPSLRSECEKIPALAKPFHVPSKASDKRPAVSFTQVPKQTIRENTLSPSNKVDVDGLKKLNGAASKRRGRKRRATDDLLAFQTKRRKCIINKFREGRERAKVDLQPPEDKRAEAVKKYRSIRPKPVVVVQAFAPLTSAAIVESPPPDRLDQDIFSSGSLPNKYLSYKHSDATSAKSSDLSRNVCSTVPKPSHTCHVCNHIFQFKHHLQDHMNTHTNKRPYSCRICRKAYIHSGSLSTHMKLHHNEGKPKKLVCCEFCAKVFGHAKVYFGHLREVHRVVISTEPSTNEQQLQDALKKRDTNIKEAEEAMERGNKCNLEDLFHNPGEVKLQIKCGRCQFIAQSFGEMKFHLLCSHGEEIQGRVKEGALQGNRGAKGELIKHTTHFWKQHNERRHLAKCSAHEEEFYTFSKLKRQIHFHHQNNVDMLSKSELSQSGSGEAGKMQNVGFGTPNKKSEIWSKASYNCILCKQLFERKEDLCNHWQSHHNCEDPSTLWTIFSLLSKQGIIELSNNGEH, encoded by the exons ATGCTGGGTCAGCAAAAACAAGAAACTTGTGCTGGAAAGGCAGTATCCACAG ATAAACACAAATCCCCTTCAGATATAATACgaagttttcagaagaaaagtcaGTTCAGGACCATTGCTCCAAAAATGGTACCAAAAATTTTAACATCTGGGGTGGTTTCTTGTCTTCAGTCATCTTTGCCTGAGCAAAATGCATCAATTTCAGCTGCAGGTTCTAAACCGCTGGTGGTACCAACTCAAAACTATGCTGTCATGCAGGTGGCTGGGCACGAGGGGACTTTTTCTCTGTTGGCCTTGCCATGTGTTGCCCCGGCCCTAACGCAGCAAGTCCAGCAGCCAAATGTGGCCCCTTCTGAAAACCTAAAGCTGCCTATCCCTAGGTACCAATCTGTAAGAAATAAATTGCGGAGTGACAAAAAAACAGCACAAATCTCTGTTTTGGGTGCATATAACGAGATTCCTACCAAAGCATTGATCTCATCACAGACTTCCTCCATGACGACATTAACTGAAGACTGTTCTGAAACTCATTCTAGTTCAGATTCAACAGAGCAAGTGATGCTAACAGACCGTGACTTGGCTGAAATTACAGTTGCCACATTAGTAAATAAGAGCAATTGTGTGGAATCTGGATCTCCTTTAGTGAACAAAACTGAAATTGCTAACGGTAATGTCTCTGGACCATCGGTAGTTAAAGACTTGTTATCCAAGCAGGCGAGTACATTTAATCCCATGAAATTAAGTCTACGCTCTGTGAAGACAGCATCGGAAACCACAAGAGAGTCATTCATAACATCTGAGAAACTAAAGGAAAAACCGACAAATTCTGCAAATTCTGTTGCTGTCCTGTCACCGGCAGTTCTTGGCAGTACAATACAGATGACTCCATCAGCACCAAGAGGAAAACTTCCTATTTTGCCTTACTCAAGGATGAAAAATTCAGTGTTCTGTAAATCTAAGCAGAATACTAATATTACAGATGTATCTGGTCCTTCACTAAGATCTGAATGTGAAAAGATACCAGCTTTGGCAAAACCCTTTCATGTTCCTTCTAAAGCATCTGATAAACGACCGGCTGTATCATTTACACAAGTCCCCAAACAAACCATTCGAGAAAATACTCTCTCTCCATCCAATAAAGTGGATGTCGACGGTCTTAAAAAATTGAACGGTGCAGCTTCTAAAagaagaggcaggaaaagaagAGCCACAGATGATTTATTGGCTTTTCAGACCAAGCGAAGGAAATGCATCATTAATAAGTTTAGAGAAGGGAGAGAGCGGGCGAAAGTTGATCTTCAGCCACCTGAAGACAAAAGAGCAGAAGCGGTGAAAAAATACCGTAGCATTAGACCAAAACCAGTGGTGGTTGTGCAGGCTTTTGCACCGCTGACTTCTGCAGCAATAGTAGAGTCACCGCCTCCTGACCGTTTAGACCAAGATATTTTTTCAAGTGGTTCACTTCCCAACAAATACTTAAGTTACAAGCATAGTGATGCTACATCAGCTAAATCAAGTGATTTAAGTAGAAATGTATGCTCAACCGTACCTAAGCCGTCACATACATGTCATGTTTGTAACCATATCTTCCAGTTTAAACACCATCTTCAGGACcatatgaacacacacacaaacaaacggCCTTACAGCTGTCGAATTTGCCGGAAAGCGTATATTCACTCCGGAAGCCTGAGCACGCATATGAAACTTCATCACAACGAAGGCAAACCCAAAAAACTTGTGTGTTGTGAATTCTGTGCTAAAGTTTTTGGCCATGCAAAAGTGTATTTCGGTCACCTAAGAGAAGTGCACAGGGTTGTTATCAGCACGGAGCCCTCTACTAACGAGCAACAGCTGCAAGATGCTTTAAAGAAGAGGGACACAAAtataaaagaagcagaagaagcaATGGAGAG GGGAAATAAGTGCAATCTTGAGGACCTATTCCATAACCCAGGAGAAGTGAAATTACAGATCAAATGTGGTcgatgccagtttattgcacagtcTTTTGGTGAAATGAAGTTTCACTTATTGTGCTCTCATGGAGAAGAGATCCAGGGAAGAGTAAAGGAAGGAGCTTTGCAAGGAAACAGAGGAGCTAAGGGGGAACTGATCAAACACACAACCCACTTCTGGAAACAGCACAATGAGAGAAGACATTTAGCAAAATGCAGTGCCCACGAGGAGGAGTTTTAtactttttcaaaactgaaaagacaGATACACTTTCACCATCAAAATAACGTCGATATGTTATCTAAAAGCGAACTGAGTCAGTCAGGAAGCGGTGAAGCAGGCAAGATGCAAAATGTAGGTTTTGGtacaccaaacaaaaaatcagAGATTTGGTCAAAAGCGAGCTATAACTGCATTTTATGCAAAcagttatttgaaagaaaagaggatCTTTGTAATCATTGGCAGAGTCATCATAACTGTGAAGACCCTTCCACTTTATGGACAATTTTTAGTTTGTTATCAAAACAAGGAATTATTGAACTTTCAAATAATGGTGAACATTGA
- the ZNF438 gene encoding zinc finger protein 438 isoform X1 — translation MQNPLTFSAGGVFLHANPAEKHCVHQSMLGQQKQETCAGKAVSTDKHKSPSDIIRSFQKKSQFRTIAPKMVPKILTSGVVSCLQSSLPEQNASISAAGSKPLVVPTQNYAVMQVAGHEGTFSLLALPCVAPALTQQVQQPNVAPSENLKLPIPRYQSVRNKLRSDKKTAQISVLGAYNEIPTKALISSQTSSMTTLTEDCSETHSSSDSTEQVMLTDRDLAEITVATLVNKSNCVESGSPLVNKTEIANGNVSGPSVVKDLLSKQASTFNPMKLSLRSVKTASETTRESFITSEKLKEKPTNSANSVAVLSPAVLGSTIQMTPSAPRGKLPILPYSRMKNSVFCKSKQNTNITDVSGPSLRSECEKIPALAKPFHVPSKASDKRPAVSFTQVPKQTIRENTLSPSNKVDVDGLKKLNGAASKRRGRKRRATDDLLAFQTKRRKCIINKFREGRERAKVDLQPPEDKRAEAVKKYRSIRPKPVVVVQAFAPLTSAAIVESPPPDRLDQDIFSSGSLPNKYLSYKHSDATSAKSSDLSRNVCSTVPKPSHTCHVCNHIFQFKHHLQDHMNTHTNKRPYSCRICRKAYIHSGSLSTHMKLHHNEGKPKKLVCCEFCAKVFGHAKVYFGHLREVHRVVISTEPSTNEQQLQDALKKRDTNIKEAEEAMERGNKCNLEDLFHNPGEVKLQIKCGRCQFIAQSFGEMKFHLLCSHGEEIQGRVKEGALQGNRGAKGELIKHTTHFWKQHNERRHLAKCSAHEEEFYTFSKLKRQIHFHHQNNVDMLSKSELSQSGSGEAGKMQNVGFGTPNKKSEIWSKASYNCILCKQLFERKEDLCNHWQSHHNCEDPSTLWTIFSLLSKQGIIELSNNGEH, via the exons GTGGTGTTTTTTTGCATGCTAATCCTGCAGAGAAACATTGTGTCCACCAAAGTATGCTGGGTCAGCAAAAACAAGAAACTTGTGCTGGAAAGGCAGTATCCACAG ATAAACACAAATCCCCTTCAGATATAATACgaagttttcagaagaaaagtcaGTTCAGGACCATTGCTCCAAAAATGGTACCAAAAATTTTAACATCTGGGGTGGTTTCTTGTCTTCAGTCATCTTTGCCTGAGCAAAATGCATCAATTTCAGCTGCAGGTTCTAAACCGCTGGTGGTACCAACTCAAAACTATGCTGTCATGCAGGTGGCTGGGCACGAGGGGACTTTTTCTCTGTTGGCCTTGCCATGTGTTGCCCCGGCCCTAACGCAGCAAGTCCAGCAGCCAAATGTGGCCCCTTCTGAAAACCTAAAGCTGCCTATCCCTAGGTACCAATCTGTAAGAAATAAATTGCGGAGTGACAAAAAAACAGCACAAATCTCTGTTTTGGGTGCATATAACGAGATTCCTACCAAAGCATTGATCTCATCACAGACTTCCTCCATGACGACATTAACTGAAGACTGTTCTGAAACTCATTCTAGTTCAGATTCAACAGAGCAAGTGATGCTAACAGACCGTGACTTGGCTGAAATTACAGTTGCCACATTAGTAAATAAGAGCAATTGTGTGGAATCTGGATCTCCTTTAGTGAACAAAACTGAAATTGCTAACGGTAATGTCTCTGGACCATCGGTAGTTAAAGACTTGTTATCCAAGCAGGCGAGTACATTTAATCCCATGAAATTAAGTCTACGCTCTGTGAAGACAGCATCGGAAACCACAAGAGAGTCATTCATAACATCTGAGAAACTAAAGGAAAAACCGACAAATTCTGCAAATTCTGTTGCTGTCCTGTCACCGGCAGTTCTTGGCAGTACAATACAGATGACTCCATCAGCACCAAGAGGAAAACTTCCTATTTTGCCTTACTCAAGGATGAAAAATTCAGTGTTCTGTAAATCTAAGCAGAATACTAATATTACAGATGTATCTGGTCCTTCACTAAGATCTGAATGTGAAAAGATACCAGCTTTGGCAAAACCCTTTCATGTTCCTTCTAAAGCATCTGATAAACGACCGGCTGTATCATTTACACAAGTCCCCAAACAAACCATTCGAGAAAATACTCTCTCTCCATCCAATAAAGTGGATGTCGACGGTCTTAAAAAATTGAACGGTGCAGCTTCTAAAagaagaggcaggaaaagaagAGCCACAGATGATTTATTGGCTTTTCAGACCAAGCGAAGGAAATGCATCATTAATAAGTTTAGAGAAGGGAGAGAGCGGGCGAAAGTTGATCTTCAGCCACCTGAAGACAAAAGAGCAGAAGCGGTGAAAAAATACCGTAGCATTAGACCAAAACCAGTGGTGGTTGTGCAGGCTTTTGCACCGCTGACTTCTGCAGCAATAGTAGAGTCACCGCCTCCTGACCGTTTAGACCAAGATATTTTTTCAAGTGGTTCACTTCCCAACAAATACTTAAGTTACAAGCATAGTGATGCTACATCAGCTAAATCAAGTGATTTAAGTAGAAATGTATGCTCAACCGTACCTAAGCCGTCACATACATGTCATGTTTGTAACCATATCTTCCAGTTTAAACACCATCTTCAGGACcatatgaacacacacacaaacaaacggCCTTACAGCTGTCGAATTTGCCGGAAAGCGTATATTCACTCCGGAAGCCTGAGCACGCATATGAAACTTCATCACAACGAAGGCAAACCCAAAAAACTTGTGTGTTGTGAATTCTGTGCTAAAGTTTTTGGCCATGCAAAAGTGTATTTCGGTCACCTAAGAGAAGTGCACAGGGTTGTTATCAGCACGGAGCCCTCTACTAACGAGCAACAGCTGCAAGATGCTTTAAAGAAGAGGGACACAAAtataaaagaagcagaagaagcaATGGAGAG GGGAAATAAGTGCAATCTTGAGGACCTATTCCATAACCCAGGAGAAGTGAAATTACAGATCAAATGTGGTcgatgccagtttattgcacagtcTTTTGGTGAAATGAAGTTTCACTTATTGTGCTCTCATGGAGAAGAGATCCAGGGAAGAGTAAAGGAAGGAGCTTTGCAAGGAAACAGAGGAGCTAAGGGGGAACTGATCAAACACACAACCCACTTCTGGAAACAGCACAATGAGAGAAGACATTTAGCAAAATGCAGTGCCCACGAGGAGGAGTTTTAtactttttcaaaactgaaaagacaGATACACTTTCACCATCAAAATAACGTCGATATGTTATCTAAAAGCGAACTGAGTCAGTCAGGAAGCGGTGAAGCAGGCAAGATGCAAAATGTAGGTTTTGGtacaccaaacaaaaaatcagAGATTTGGTCAAAAGCGAGCTATAACTGCATTTTATGCAAAcagttatttgaaagaaaagaggatCTTTGTAATCATTGGCAGAGTCATCATAACTGTGAAGACCCTTCCACTTTATGGACAATTTTTAGTTTGTTATCAAAACAAGGAATTATTGAACTTTCAAATAATGGTGAACATTGA
- the ZNF438 gene encoding zinc finger protein 438 isoform X4: MVPKILTSGVVSCLQSSLPEQNASISAAGSKPLVVPTQNYAVMQVAGHEGTFSLLALPCVAPALTQQVQQPNVAPSENLKLPIPRYQSVRNKLRSDKKTAQISVLGAYNEIPTKALISSQTSSMTTLTEDCSETHSSSDSTEQVMLTDRDLAEITVATLVNKSNCVESGSPLVNKTEIANGNVSGPSVVKDLLSKQASTFNPMKLSLRSVKTASETTRESFITSEKLKEKPTNSANSVAVLSPAVLGSTIQMTPSAPRGKLPILPYSRMKNSVFCKSKQNTNITDVSGPSLRSECEKIPALAKPFHVPSKASDKRPAVSFTQVPKQTIRENTLSPSNKVDVDGLKKLNGAASKRRGRKRRATDDLLAFQTKRRKCIINKFREGRERAKVDLQPPEDKRAEAVKKYRSIRPKPVVVVQAFAPLTSAAIVESPPPDRLDQDIFSSGSLPNKYLSYKHSDATSAKSSDLSRNVCSTVPKPSHTCHVCNHIFQFKHHLQDHMNTHTNKRPYSCRICRKAYIHSGSLSTHMKLHHNEGKPKKLVCCEFCAKVFGHAKVYFGHLREVHRVVISTEPSTNEQQLQDALKKRDTNIKEAEEAMERGNKCNLEDLFHNPGEVKLQIKCGRCQFIAQSFGEMKFHLLCSHGEEIQGRVKEGALQGNRGAKGELIKHTTHFWKQHNERRHLAKCSAHEEEFYTFSKLKRQIHFHHQNNVDMLSKSELSQSGSGEAGKMQNVGFGTPNKKSEIWSKASYNCILCKQLFERKEDLCNHWQSHHNCEDPSTLWTIFSLLSKQGIIELSNNGEH, translated from the exons ATGGTACCAAAAATTTTAACATCTGGGGTGGTTTCTTGTCTTCAGTCATCTTTGCCTGAGCAAAATGCATCAATTTCAGCTGCAGGTTCTAAACCGCTGGTGGTACCAACTCAAAACTATGCTGTCATGCAGGTGGCTGGGCACGAGGGGACTTTTTCTCTGTTGGCCTTGCCATGTGTTGCCCCGGCCCTAACGCAGCAAGTCCAGCAGCCAAATGTGGCCCCTTCTGAAAACCTAAAGCTGCCTATCCCTAGGTACCAATCTGTAAGAAATAAATTGCGGAGTGACAAAAAAACAGCACAAATCTCTGTTTTGGGTGCATATAACGAGATTCCTACCAAAGCATTGATCTCATCACAGACTTCCTCCATGACGACATTAACTGAAGACTGTTCTGAAACTCATTCTAGTTCAGATTCAACAGAGCAAGTGATGCTAACAGACCGTGACTTGGCTGAAATTACAGTTGCCACATTAGTAAATAAGAGCAATTGTGTGGAATCTGGATCTCCTTTAGTGAACAAAACTGAAATTGCTAACGGTAATGTCTCTGGACCATCGGTAGTTAAAGACTTGTTATCCAAGCAGGCGAGTACATTTAATCCCATGAAATTAAGTCTACGCTCTGTGAAGACAGCATCGGAAACCACAAGAGAGTCATTCATAACATCTGAGAAACTAAAGGAAAAACCGACAAATTCTGCAAATTCTGTTGCTGTCCTGTCACCGGCAGTTCTTGGCAGTACAATACAGATGACTCCATCAGCACCAAGAGGAAAACTTCCTATTTTGCCTTACTCAAGGATGAAAAATTCAGTGTTCTGTAAATCTAAGCAGAATACTAATATTACAGATGTATCTGGTCCTTCACTAAGATCTGAATGTGAAAAGATACCAGCTTTGGCAAAACCCTTTCATGTTCCTTCTAAAGCATCTGATAAACGACCGGCTGTATCATTTACACAAGTCCCCAAACAAACCATTCGAGAAAATACTCTCTCTCCATCCAATAAAGTGGATGTCGACGGTCTTAAAAAATTGAACGGTGCAGCTTCTAAAagaagaggcaggaaaagaagAGCCACAGATGATTTATTGGCTTTTCAGACCAAGCGAAGGAAATGCATCATTAATAAGTTTAGAGAAGGGAGAGAGCGGGCGAAAGTTGATCTTCAGCCACCTGAAGACAAAAGAGCAGAAGCGGTGAAAAAATACCGTAGCATTAGACCAAAACCAGTGGTGGTTGTGCAGGCTTTTGCACCGCTGACTTCTGCAGCAATAGTAGAGTCACCGCCTCCTGACCGTTTAGACCAAGATATTTTTTCAAGTGGTTCACTTCCCAACAAATACTTAAGTTACAAGCATAGTGATGCTACATCAGCTAAATCAAGTGATTTAAGTAGAAATGTATGCTCAACCGTACCTAAGCCGTCACATACATGTCATGTTTGTAACCATATCTTCCAGTTTAAACACCATCTTCAGGACcatatgaacacacacacaaacaaacggCCTTACAGCTGTCGAATTTGCCGGAAAGCGTATATTCACTCCGGAAGCCTGAGCACGCATATGAAACTTCATCACAACGAAGGCAAACCCAAAAAACTTGTGTGTTGTGAATTCTGTGCTAAAGTTTTTGGCCATGCAAAAGTGTATTTCGGTCACCTAAGAGAAGTGCACAGGGTTGTTATCAGCACGGAGCCCTCTACTAACGAGCAACAGCTGCAAGATGCTTTAAAGAAGAGGGACACAAAtataaaagaagcagaagaagcaATGGAGAG GGGAAATAAGTGCAATCTTGAGGACCTATTCCATAACCCAGGAGAAGTGAAATTACAGATCAAATGTGGTcgatgccagtttattgcacagtcTTTTGGTGAAATGAAGTTTCACTTATTGTGCTCTCATGGAGAAGAGATCCAGGGAAGAGTAAAGGAAGGAGCTTTGCAAGGAAACAGAGGAGCTAAGGGGGAACTGATCAAACACACAACCCACTTCTGGAAACAGCACAATGAGAGAAGACATTTAGCAAAATGCAGTGCCCACGAGGAGGAGTTTTAtactttttcaaaactgaaaagacaGATACACTTTCACCATCAAAATAACGTCGATATGTTATCTAAAAGCGAACTGAGTCAGTCAGGAAGCGGTGAAGCAGGCAAGATGCAAAATGTAGGTTTTGGtacaccaaacaaaaaatcagAGATTTGGTCAAAAGCGAGCTATAACTGCATTTTATGCAAAcagttatttgaaagaaaagaggatCTTTGTAATCATTGGCAGAGTCATCATAACTGTGAAGACCCTTCCACTTTATGGACAATTTTTAGTTTGTTATCAAAACAAGGAATTATTGAACTTTCAAATAATGGTGAACATTGA
- the ZNF438 gene encoding zinc finger protein 438 isoform X3: protein MQNPLTFSADKHKSPSDIIRSFQKKSQFRTIAPKMVPKILTSGVVSCLQSSLPEQNASISAAGSKPLVVPTQNYAVMQVAGHEGTFSLLALPCVAPALTQQVQQPNVAPSENLKLPIPRYQSVRNKLRSDKKTAQISVLGAYNEIPTKALISSQTSSMTTLTEDCSETHSSSDSTEQVMLTDRDLAEITVATLVNKSNCVESGSPLVNKTEIANGNVSGPSVVKDLLSKQASTFNPMKLSLRSVKTASETTRESFITSEKLKEKPTNSANSVAVLSPAVLGSTIQMTPSAPRGKLPILPYSRMKNSVFCKSKQNTNITDVSGPSLRSECEKIPALAKPFHVPSKASDKRPAVSFTQVPKQTIRENTLSPSNKVDVDGLKKLNGAASKRRGRKRRATDDLLAFQTKRRKCIINKFREGRERAKVDLQPPEDKRAEAVKKYRSIRPKPVVVVQAFAPLTSAAIVESPPPDRLDQDIFSSGSLPNKYLSYKHSDATSAKSSDLSRNVCSTVPKPSHTCHVCNHIFQFKHHLQDHMNTHTNKRPYSCRICRKAYIHSGSLSTHMKLHHNEGKPKKLVCCEFCAKVFGHAKVYFGHLREVHRVVISTEPSTNEQQLQDALKKRDTNIKEAEEAMERGNKCNLEDLFHNPGEVKLQIKCGRCQFIAQSFGEMKFHLLCSHGEEIQGRVKEGALQGNRGAKGELIKHTTHFWKQHNERRHLAKCSAHEEEFYTFSKLKRQIHFHHQNNVDMLSKSELSQSGSGEAGKMQNVGFGTPNKKSEIWSKASYNCILCKQLFERKEDLCNHWQSHHNCEDPSTLWTIFSLLSKQGIIELSNNGEH from the exons ATAAACACAAATCCCCTTCAGATATAATACgaagttttcagaagaaaagtcaGTTCAGGACCATTGCTCCAAAAATGGTACCAAAAATTTTAACATCTGGGGTGGTTTCTTGTCTTCAGTCATCTTTGCCTGAGCAAAATGCATCAATTTCAGCTGCAGGTTCTAAACCGCTGGTGGTACCAACTCAAAACTATGCTGTCATGCAGGTGGCTGGGCACGAGGGGACTTTTTCTCTGTTGGCCTTGCCATGTGTTGCCCCGGCCCTAACGCAGCAAGTCCAGCAGCCAAATGTGGCCCCTTCTGAAAACCTAAAGCTGCCTATCCCTAGGTACCAATCTGTAAGAAATAAATTGCGGAGTGACAAAAAAACAGCACAAATCTCTGTTTTGGGTGCATATAACGAGATTCCTACCAAAGCATTGATCTCATCACAGACTTCCTCCATGACGACATTAACTGAAGACTGTTCTGAAACTCATTCTAGTTCAGATTCAACAGAGCAAGTGATGCTAACAGACCGTGACTTGGCTGAAATTACAGTTGCCACATTAGTAAATAAGAGCAATTGTGTGGAATCTGGATCTCCTTTAGTGAACAAAACTGAAATTGCTAACGGTAATGTCTCTGGACCATCGGTAGTTAAAGACTTGTTATCCAAGCAGGCGAGTACATTTAATCCCATGAAATTAAGTCTACGCTCTGTGAAGACAGCATCGGAAACCACAAGAGAGTCATTCATAACATCTGAGAAACTAAAGGAAAAACCGACAAATTCTGCAAATTCTGTTGCTGTCCTGTCACCGGCAGTTCTTGGCAGTACAATACAGATGACTCCATCAGCACCAAGAGGAAAACTTCCTATTTTGCCTTACTCAAGGATGAAAAATTCAGTGTTCTGTAAATCTAAGCAGAATACTAATATTACAGATGTATCTGGTCCTTCACTAAGATCTGAATGTGAAAAGATACCAGCTTTGGCAAAACCCTTTCATGTTCCTTCTAAAGCATCTGATAAACGACCGGCTGTATCATTTACACAAGTCCCCAAACAAACCATTCGAGAAAATACTCTCTCTCCATCCAATAAAGTGGATGTCGACGGTCTTAAAAAATTGAACGGTGCAGCTTCTAAAagaagaggcaggaaaagaagAGCCACAGATGATTTATTGGCTTTTCAGACCAAGCGAAGGAAATGCATCATTAATAAGTTTAGAGAAGGGAGAGAGCGGGCGAAAGTTGATCTTCAGCCACCTGAAGACAAAAGAGCAGAAGCGGTGAAAAAATACCGTAGCATTAGACCAAAACCAGTGGTGGTTGTGCAGGCTTTTGCACCGCTGACTTCTGCAGCAATAGTAGAGTCACCGCCTCCTGACCGTTTAGACCAAGATATTTTTTCAAGTGGTTCACTTCCCAACAAATACTTAAGTTACAAGCATAGTGATGCTACATCAGCTAAATCAAGTGATTTAAGTAGAAATGTATGCTCAACCGTACCTAAGCCGTCACATACATGTCATGTTTGTAACCATATCTTCCAGTTTAAACACCATCTTCAGGACcatatgaacacacacacaaacaaacggCCTTACAGCTGTCGAATTTGCCGGAAAGCGTATATTCACTCCGGAAGCCTGAGCACGCATATGAAACTTCATCACAACGAAGGCAAACCCAAAAAACTTGTGTGTTGTGAATTCTGTGCTAAAGTTTTTGGCCATGCAAAAGTGTATTTCGGTCACCTAAGAGAAGTGCACAGGGTTGTTATCAGCACGGAGCCCTCTACTAACGAGCAACAGCTGCAAGATGCTTTAAAGAAGAGGGACACAAAtataaaagaagcagaagaagcaATGGAGAG GGGAAATAAGTGCAATCTTGAGGACCTATTCCATAACCCAGGAGAAGTGAAATTACAGATCAAATGTGGTcgatgccagtttattgcacagtcTTTTGGTGAAATGAAGTTTCACTTATTGTGCTCTCATGGAGAAGAGATCCAGGGAAGAGTAAAGGAAGGAGCTTTGCAAGGAAACAGAGGAGCTAAGGGGGAACTGATCAAACACACAACCCACTTCTGGAAACAGCACAATGAGAGAAGACATTTAGCAAAATGCAGTGCCCACGAGGAGGAGTTTTAtactttttcaaaactgaaaagacaGATACACTTTCACCATCAAAATAACGTCGATATGTTATCTAAAAGCGAACTGAGTCAGTCAGGAAGCGGTGAAGCAGGCAAGATGCAAAATGTAGGTTTTGGtacaccaaacaaaaaatcagAGATTTGGTCAAAAGCGAGCTATAACTGCATTTTATGCAAAcagttatttgaaagaaaagaggatCTTTGTAATCATTGGCAGAGTCATCATAACTGTGAAGACCCTTCCACTTTATGGACAATTTTTAGTTTGTTATCAAAACAAGGAATTATTGAACTTTCAAATAATGGTGAACATTGA